Genomic segment of Iocasia fonsfrigidae:
CAGGCTGTTCTAATGTTATTCGATATTTTCCATCAGCCCTTTTATCTAATTTATAATCATCATCTAGCTGCCAACCGCTTAACTCTGAGACTAAATAAAGATCAGCGTTTTCTGCAATGTCATAAAGCAGATCCACTACAAAAGTGACCTTAGGCAAACTTATAATGATATCTTCTCCACTTACCTTTAATCTATCATTACTTGTCTTTAAAACTAATGACCCATATGCAGGTATAATTATTTGATTAGACTTTCCAATAACACTACTTGTCAGTAAATCTTTTGCATTAACAGAAATACTTATACTCCTTTCCTCTCCTGATAAATTATGAATAAGAAATATATTATAATCAACAGTAGAATCACTTACTTTATATCCATAAATTAAATTAGGGGTCTCTAACTTTTGATATTCACCTCTAAAAAAGATCGGATTAGCCTTTCTAATAGCAATTAATTTTTTATAGTGTTGAAATATACTTCCTGCAACACCGCGTTGTTCTTCTAATGAGATCCCATCATTTGCTTTGGTATATCTCATTGGATTATAAAATCCACCTTTAGACATAGTTGTCATACCCTGGCCGTTTGCCTCTTTATACCAATCAAAAGGCTCTCTGATATTGTCATCTGGTTTAGCCCCTATCTGTCCTAATTCTTCACCATAATATATAAATGGTGTCCCAGGTAAAGTCAATAATAATGAAGCAGCCAATTTTACTTTTTCTTCATTTAGGTCATAAGCAACTCTATTTTGATCATGGTTTCTTAAAAAAGTTGCATCAATAAAATCATCTGAATACTGACTATATTGAGAATGAATATCCTCTATCTCGTCTAGAATATCTATTCGTACTCCATTGACCATCTTTATAATCTTATCGGCCAGACTAAAATTAAATGATGAGTCTAAATCTTCATAAAACTGGGCCATAGTCTCAGTTTCTGTCCAATTCTCTCCTACTAAAAATGCTTCAGAATTTACGCTTTTTATAGCAATATTAAACTCCTGCCACCAATTATGCGTAACCTCTAAATCTTCATCAATGTGTAATGCGGCATCAAGTCTAAATCCATCTACTCCATCCGAAAAATCCCCATCTTGATTTGGATCTAACCAAAATTCTGCTATATCCTTAAATTTTTCTCTAACCTCAGGATTTCGAAAGTTTAAATCAGGCATTCCACTCCAGAAAGTACTGTAATAATAGTCATCAGCAAATTCATTATGCCAAACCTGTTGTCCCCATGCTCCCTTTTGCTCAAGATCATCAAATTCATCCTTCCAAACATAGTAATCTCTATATGGATTTTTGGTTCCTTTAGCAGCCTCTTTAAACCAGGGGTGTTGAT
This window contains:
- a CDS encoding alpha-amylase family glycosyl hydrolase, giving the protein MIKKYSSILIFILMGLGIFSMVVTAGDVPNWEPADWAKEAVFYEVFVRSFYDGNGDGIGDFLGLKEKIPYLKELGVNAIWLMPINNSPSYHGYDVIDYYDTEPDYGTREEFIEFLEEAHANGFKVIMDLVVNHSSNQHPWFKEAAKGTKNPYRDYYVWKDEFDDLEQKGAWGQQVWHNEFADDYYYSTFWSGMPDLNFRNPEVREKFKDIAEFWLDPNQDGDFSDGVDGFRLDAALHIDEDLEVTHNWWQEFNIAIKSVNSEAFLVGENWTETETMAQFYEDLDSSFNFSLADKIIKMVNGVRIDILDEIEDIHSQYSQYSDDFIDATFLRNHDQNRVAYDLNEEKVKLAASLLLTLPGTPFIYYGEELGQIGAKPDDNIREPFDWYKEANGQGMTTMSKGGFYNPMRYTKANDGISLEEQRGVAGSIFQHYKKLIAIRKANPIFFRGEYQKLETPNLIYGYKVSDSTVDYNIFLIHNLSGEERSISISVNAKDLLTSSVIGKSNQIIIPAYGSLVLKTSNDRLKVSGEDIIISLPKVTFVVDLLYDIAENADLYLVSELSGWQLDDDYKLDKRADGKYRITLEQPVDMTLAFKFKTRDNWEDTSKRENDGDNHFEGGSNNNRIYTFEKEETVELTITAWE